The proteins below come from a single Azospirillaceae bacterium genomic window:
- a CDS encoding SPOR domain-containing protein, whose protein sequence is MIDFESPDDDPLAPAPAPRRKPLRRILLALAALGVVGGVGAWLSGGSGVSDDSVLLLQADTTPYKMKPEDPGGYEMPHQDRLVFGRLHPDRQAKPEIERLLPPPEDPLPRPVPPPPPQAAVQPPAPAAAPQPEAPAPETTAPATTPAPAVVVQMPLQSPPPPSPQPSAQRPPPPPLPEGSPQPAASPLPQVTAVPGTATPNPAPATENPVPAPVQAAAIAPPPPPPPPAGGTRLQLGSVSSEEAAKSEWARLTRRFPGALGDLRLSVSRAQVGERTVYRLVAGPVGEIRALAICDELKAANAPCIIVRP, encoded by the coding sequence TTGATCGATTTCGAGTCCCCCGACGACGATCCGTTGGCCCCTGCGCCGGCACCCCGGCGCAAGCCCTTGCGGCGGATCCTGCTGGCGCTTGCGGCCTTGGGCGTCGTCGGCGGCGTGGGGGCTTGGCTGTCCGGCGGGAGCGGGGTGTCCGACGATTCGGTGCTGCTCCTCCAGGCGGACACGACGCCGTACAAGATGAAGCCGGAGGATCCGGGCGGATACGAGATGCCGCACCAGGACCGGCTGGTCTTCGGGCGCCTGCACCCCGATCGACAGGCAAAGCCCGAAATCGAACGCCTGCTGCCGCCGCCGGAGGATCCCCTGCCGCGGCCGGTCCCGCCGCCCCCGCCGCAGGCGGCGGTCCAGCCTCCCGCACCGGCTGCCGCCCCCCAGCCCGAAGCGCCGGCCCCGGAAACCACTGCGCCTGCGACCACGCCCGCCCCGGCGGTGGTCGTCCAGATGCCGCTCCAATCTCCGCCGCCCCCGTCCCCTCAACCGTCCGCGCAGCGCCCGCCGCCGCCGCCTCTGCCCGAAGGATCGCCGCAGCCGGCCGCATCGCCGCTGCCGCAGGTCACCGCGGTCCCGGGGACGGCGACCCCGAACCCGGCCCCCGCGACCGAGAACCCGGTGCCCGCGCCCGTGCAGGCCGCGGCCATCGCGCCGCCCCCGCCACCCCCACCGCCGGCCGGCGGAACCCGCCTGCAACTCGGCTCGGTTTCGAGCGAGGAAGCCGCCAAGTCCGAGTGGGCGCGCCTGACCCGCCGGTTCCCCGGCGCGCTCGGCGATCTCAGGCTCTCGGTCAGCCGTGCGCAGGTCGGGGAGCGAACCGTCTACCGACTGGTCGCCGGCCCCGTCGGCGAAATCCGAGCCCTTGCCATCTGCGACGAGCTGAAGGCCGCAAATGCCCCCTGCATCATCGTCCGGCCGTAA
- the argS gene encoding arginine--tRNA ligase, translating into MSIFKTFQGEVESLLKEMSAAGELPADLDLSKVAVEPPRDPSHGELSTNAAMVLAKPAGKPPRALADALAARLRGLPDVLEVSVAGPGFLNWRLSPARWRETLKQVLAEGLRYGDSDIGRGRRVNVEYVSANPTGPLHAAHARGAVVGDALAALLEKAGYAVTREYYINDAGAQVDVLARSTFLRYREALGEDIGEIPAGMYPGEYLKEVGAAIAQRDGARWVSAPESEWLRAMRESAVEIIMGWIKADLLRLGVRHDVFTSERALVASGAVDRALAALEERGLIYTGVLEPPKGKKPDDWEPRPQTLFRATDYGDDVDRPLKKSDGSYTYFANDIAYHLDKFNRGTPVLIDVLGADHGGYVKRMQAATKAVTGGQGELDVKLCQLVHLMQNGQPVKMSKRAGTFVTMSDVMDAVGKDVLRFIMLTRRNDQALDFDLAKVTEQSKENPVFYVQYAHARCQSVLRHAAERMGADAVSPEALAGAPLDRLDEPEEMELVKIMAGWPRLVEGAAEAHEAHRVAFYLHDLAAAFHALWNRGKDDASLRFLVDEDAGLTHARLALVKAVALVIASGLRVMGVEPVEELRG; encoded by the coding sequence ATGAGCATTTTCAAAACGTTCCAGGGCGAAGTTGAGTCGCTCCTGAAGGAAATGTCCGCAGCCGGCGAGCTGCCCGCGGATCTCGACCTGTCCAAGGTCGCGGTGGAGCCGCCGCGCGACCCGTCCCACGGCGAGTTGTCGACCAACGCGGCAATGGTGCTGGCCAAGCCGGCGGGCAAGCCGCCGCGCGCCCTTGCCGACGCCCTCGCGGCCCGGCTCCGGGGGCTGCCGGACGTGCTCGAGGTCTCGGTGGCGGGACCCGGCTTCCTCAACTGGCGGCTCAGCCCGGCGCGCTGGCGCGAAACGCTGAAGCAGGTGCTGGCCGAGGGCCTGCGCTATGGGGACAGCGACATCGGCCGCGGGCGCCGGGTGAATGTGGAATACGTCTCGGCCAACCCGACGGGACCGTTGCACGCGGCCCATGCCCGCGGCGCTGTCGTTGGCGATGCGCTGGCGGCCCTGCTGGAGAAGGCGGGCTACGCGGTCACGCGCGAGTACTACATCAACGACGCCGGGGCCCAGGTCGACGTGCTGGCCCGGTCCACCTTCCTGCGCTACCGCGAGGCGCTGGGCGAGGACATCGGCGAGATCCCGGCCGGCATGTACCCGGGCGAGTATCTGAAGGAGGTCGGTGCGGCCATCGCCCAGCGCGATGGCGCGCGTTGGGTGTCGGCGCCCGAGTCCGAATGGCTGCGGGCCATGCGCGAGTCGGCGGTCGAGATCATCATGGGCTGGATCAAGGCCGACCTTCTGCGGCTGGGCGTCCGGCACGACGTCTTCACGTCCGAGCGCGCGCTGGTGGCCAGCGGGGCCGTCGATCGGGCGTTGGCGGCCCTCGAGGAGCGGGGCCTGATCTACACGGGTGTGCTGGAGCCGCCCAAAGGCAAGAAACCCGACGATTGGGAGCCGCGTCCGCAAACCCTTTTCCGGGCAACGGACTACGGCGACGACGTGGACCGGCCGCTGAAGAAGTCCGACGGTTCTTACACCTACTTCGCCAACGACATTGCCTATCACCTGGACAAGTTCAACCGGGGAACGCCCGTGCTGATCGATGTCCTTGGCGCCGACCACGGCGGCTACGTCAAGCGGATGCAGGCTGCCACGAAGGCCGTGACCGGCGGGCAGGGCGAGCTGGACGTGAAGCTCTGCCAGCTCGTCCACCTGATGCAGAACGGCCAGCCCGTGAAGATGTCCAAGCGGGCCGGGACGTTCGTGACCATGTCCGACGTCATGGATGCCGTCGGCAAGGACGTGCTGCGCTTCATCATGCTGACGCGCCGCAACGACCAGGCGCTGGACTTCGACCTGGCCAAGGTCACCGAGCAGTCCAAGGAAAACCCGGTCTTCTACGTCCAGTACGCGCACGCCCGCTGCCAGTCCGTGCTGCGCCATGCGGCCGAACGGATGGGGGCGGATGCGGTTTCGCCCGAGGCGCTGGCCGGAGCACCGCTGGACCGGCTGGACGAGCCGGAGGAGATGGAACTGGTCAAGATCATGGCCGGTTGGCCGCGGCTGGTCGAAGGGGCCGCCGAGGCGCATGAAGCGCACCGGGTCGCCTTCTACCTCCATGACCTTGCGGCGGCGTTCCACGCCCTGTGGAACCGTGGCAAGGACGACGCCAGCCTGCGCTTCCTGGTGGACGAGGACGCCGGCCTGACGCACGCCCGTCTGGCCCTGGTCAAGGCGGTCGCGCTGGTCATCGCGTCGGGGCTGCGGGTCATGGGTGTCGAACCTGTCGAGGAGCTTCGCGGTTGA
- a CDS encoding deoxyguanosinetriphosphate triphosphohydrolase translates to MMADPTRTSPQPPGTSAAPAPPVFERGGQGVAPYAARPDRTRGRRFAEPESPTRSPFQRDRDRVIHAGAFRKLQYKTQVFVYHEGDYFRTRLTHSIEVAQIARSICRTLGLNEELAEAVALAHDLGHTPFGHAGEDALSECMAPWGGFSHNDQSLRILTRLEQRYAAFDGLNLTWEALEGVVKHNGPLLPLGDGARLPETVERVNADWDLELATHASAEAQVAALADDIAYNNHDIDDGLRAGLFTVDDLVELPLVGPVLREVLAAHPGLEHGRLVHELIRRMIDRMVNDLVTETRRRIAEAGVETAEDVRHAGRPMVAFSEEMRAHDRLLRAFLRQRMYRHYKVNRMMSKARRVVRDLFDLFMAEPDCLPTDWQARFAGGDQRAQARAVADYIAGMTDRFALAEHDRLFDMDAKT, encoded by the coding sequence ATGATGGCCGACCCGACCCGGACAAGCCCGCAGCCGCCGGGCACCTCCGCCGCGCCCGCACCACCCGTGTTCGAGAGGGGCGGGCAGGGCGTGGCCCCTTATGCCGCCCGTCCCGACCGGACGCGCGGCCGCCGCTTCGCCGAACCCGAAAGCCCGACGCGCAGCCCGTTTCAGCGCGACCGCGACCGCGTGATCCACGCCGGCGCGTTCCGCAAGCTGCAATACAAGACCCAGGTCTTCGTCTACCACGAGGGCGATTATTTCCGCACCCGGCTGACCCACAGCATCGAGGTGGCGCAGATCGCACGCTCGATCTGCCGCACGCTGGGGCTGAACGAGGAACTGGCCGAGGCGGTGGCCCTGGCCCACGACCTCGGCCACACGCCCTTCGGCCATGCCGGCGAGGATGCGCTGTCGGAGTGCATGGCGCCCTGGGGCGGGTTCAGCCACAACGACCAGTCCCTGCGCATCCTCACCCGGCTCGAGCAACGCTACGCCGCCTTCGACGGGTTGAACCTGACGTGGGAGGCGCTGGAAGGGGTGGTGAAGCACAACGGTCCGCTTCTGCCGCTCGGCGACGGCGCGCGGCTGCCGGAAACCGTGGAGCGCGTCAACGCGGATTGGGATCTGGAGCTGGCGACCCATGCCTCGGCCGAGGCGCAGGTCGCAGCCCTGGCGGATGACATCGCCTACAACAACCACGACATCGACGACGGCCTGCGTGCCGGTCTGTTCACGGTGGACGATCTGGTCGAGCTGCCTTTAGTCGGGCCGGTCCTGCGTGAGGTGCTCGCCGCGCATCCCGGCCTCGAGCACGGGCGGCTGGTGCACGAGTTGATCCGGCGCATGATCGACCGCATGGTGAACGACCTCGTGACGGAAACCCGCCGCCGCATCGCCGAGGCGGGGGTGGAAACCGCCGAGGACGTGCGCCACGCCGGCCGGCCCATGGTCGCCTTCAGCGAGGAGATGCGCGCGCACGACCGCCTCTTGCGCGCCTTCCTGCGTCAGCGCATGTACCGGCACTACAAGGTGAACCGGATGATGAGCAAGGCGCGCCGGGTCGTGCGCGACCTGTTCGACCTGTTCATGGCCGAGCCCGACTGCCTGCCCACCGATTGGCAGGCCCGGTTCGCGGGCGGCGACCAGCGGGCGCAGGCGCGCGCGGTGGCGGACTACATTGCCGGCATGACCGACCGTTTCGCCCTGGCGGAACACGACCGGCTTTTCGACATGGATGCGAAGACCTGA
- the erpA gene encoding iron-sulfur cluster insertion protein ErpA: MPDGAPTTAGETATAGRDVVLTESAARRIAALRRQEGDDSLMLRLTVSGGGCSGFQYAFGFDKTITEEDRTFERDGVTLVVDETSLDLLAGAEVDFVEDMMGASFQIRNPNASSSCGCGNSFSL, translated from the coding sequence ATGCCCGACGGCGCACCCACCACTGCGGGTGAGACCGCCACCGCCGGCCGCGACGTGGTCCTGACCGAAAGCGCGGCCCGGCGAATCGCCGCACTGCGCCGGCAGGAGGGCGACGACAGCCTGATGCTGCGCCTGACCGTGTCGGGCGGCGGCTGCTCCGGCTTCCAGTACGCATTCGGCTTCGACAAGACCATCACCGAGGAAGACCGCACGTTCGAGCGGGACGGCGTCACGCTGGTGGTGGACGAGACCTCGCTCGACCTTCTCGCAGGCGCCGAGGTGGACTTCGTCGAGGACATGATGGGCGCTTCGTTCCAGATCCGGAACCCGAACGCCTCGTCCAGCTGCGGCTGCGGCAACTCCTTCTCGCTGTGA
- the xth gene encoding exodeoxyribonuclease III, translating into MKIATFNVNSVKARLPNILAWLDQAGPEAAPDVLLFQELKCEEAAFPAAVFEERGYACAVAGQKSWNGVAILSRRGIDGPVRKALPGDPDDAQARYVEATVAGIRVASIYLPNGNPVGTEKYDYKLRWMARLKTHVQALLKTEAPVVLGGDYNVIPEPEDTHDPAAWAEDALFRTETRRAFREILHLGLTDALRAVDSRPHLFTFWDYQARSFERDNGIRIDHFLLSPQAADRLKGCRVDRWPRGQEKASDHTPVVLELAD; encoded by the coding sequence GTGAAGATCGCCACATTCAACGTCAATTCGGTCAAGGCGCGCCTGCCGAACATCCTGGCCTGGCTCGACCAGGCCGGACCCGAGGCCGCGCCGGACGTCCTGCTGTTCCAGGAACTCAAGTGCGAGGAGGCGGCGTTCCCCGCCGCCGTGTTCGAGGAGCGCGGCTATGCCTGCGCCGTTGCCGGCCAGAAAAGCTGGAACGGCGTTGCGATCCTGTCCCGGCGGGGCATTGACGGGCCCGTGCGCAAAGCGCTGCCGGGGGATCCCGATGACGCGCAGGCGCGCTATGTGGAAGCGACGGTCGCCGGCATCCGCGTTGCTTCGATCTACCTGCCCAACGGCAACCCGGTCGGAACCGAAAAGTACGACTACAAGCTGCGCTGGATGGCGCGGCTCAAAACCCATGTCCAGGCGCTGCTCAAGACCGAGGCCCCGGTGGTGCTGGGCGGCGACTACAATGTCATCCCCGAACCCGAGGACACCCACGATCCGGCGGCCTGGGCCGAGGACGCGCTGTTCCGGACCGAAACCCGCCGGGCATTCCGGGAAATCCTGCACCTGGGCCTGACGGATGCCCTGCGCGCGGTCGACTCACGCCCGCACCTGTTCACGTTCTGGGATTACCAGGCCCGTTCGTTCGAGCGGGACAACGGCATCCGCATCGACCATTTCCTGCTTTCCCCCCAGGCCGCCGACCGGTTGAAGGGCTGCCGGGTGGACCGCTGGCCGCGTGGCCAGGAAAAGGCGTCGGACCACACGCCGGTGGTGCTGGAACTGGCGGACTGA
- a CDS encoding M81 family metallopeptidase, giving the protein MPRIAVGGFQHETNTFAPQKATWADFLEGGGQPPFSRGGELFQRMSGVNLPIAGAIEELTRLGHAVLPLSWCGAVPSAHITDDAFERICALLLHDLVSAGPLEGVYLDLHGAGVSDSHHDAEGELLRRIRGVVGPDVPVVASLDLHANVSRLMVEASDGLVAYRTYPHVDMAETGARAARLLDRMVRIGRRPAKAFRQIPFLIPITWQCTLIEPAQGLYQRLLEIEAETGALISFCPGFPAADISDCGPSVAVYADDPAVAQAACDRLADAVLAQEADFAGTLLLPDEAVAYAVRRANEATRPVVLADTQDNPGGGGPSDTVHLLQALVAGNARGAVLGLLADPDVAARAHAAGEGVELDVALGGKSGMPGHSPFHCRVRVERLGDGCVTGTGPMWKGFPIRLGPMALLRVMQGEGDVRVAVSSRKMQAGDQSVFRHLGVEPSEQRILALKSSVHFRADFQPIAEEIVVVEAPGPVVADPAKLSWTRLRKGVRLRPLGPVFAGPKAAPRLRA; this is encoded by the coding sequence ATGCCGCGGATCGCCGTCGGCGGCTTCCAGCACGAGACGAACACCTTCGCCCCGCAGAAGGCGACCTGGGCCGACTTCCTGGAAGGAGGCGGGCAGCCTCCTTTCTCGCGCGGCGGCGAACTGTTCCAGCGGATGTCCGGTGTCAACCTTCCCATCGCGGGTGCGATCGAGGAGTTGACCCGCCTTGGCCACGCCGTGTTGCCACTGTCCTGGTGCGGCGCCGTTCCCTCCGCCCACATCACCGACGATGCGTTCGAGCGGATCTGCGCCCTGCTGCTGCACGACCTGGTGTCCGCCGGGCCGCTGGAGGGGGTGTACCTGGACCTGCACGGCGCCGGCGTTTCGGACAGCCACCACGATGCCGAAGGCGAATTGCTGCGCCGTATCCGCGGCGTGGTCGGCCCGGACGTCCCGGTGGTGGCGAGCCTGGATCTGCACGCCAACGTGAGCCGGTTGATGGTGGAGGCGTCCGACGGGCTGGTCGCCTACCGCACCTACCCCCACGTCGACATGGCCGAGACCGGCGCCCGGGCCGCCCGGCTGCTGGACCGCATGGTCCGGATCGGCCGCCGCCCGGCAAAGGCGTTCCGGCAGATCCCCTTCCTGATCCCCATCACTTGGCAGTGCACGCTGATCGAGCCCGCACAGGGCCTTTACCAGCGCTTGTTGGAGATCGAGGCGGAAACCGGCGCGCTGATCTCGTTCTGTCCGGGTTTCCCGGCGGCCGACATATCGGATTGCGGCCCCAGCGTGGCCGTCTATGCCGACGACCCCGCGGTCGCGCAGGCCGCGTGCGACCGGTTGGCCGACGCCGTGTTGGCGCAGGAAGCCGACTTCGCCGGGACGCTGCTGTTGCCGGACGAGGCCGTGGCCTACGCCGTGCGCCGCGCCAACGAGGCCACCCGCCCGGTCGTGCTGGCCGACACCCAGGACAATCCGGGCGGCGGCGGACCCTCGGACACCGTCCACCTGCTCCAGGCCCTGGTCGCCGGCAATGCGCGCGGCGCCGTGCTGGGGCTTCTGGCCGACCCGGACGTGGCGGCCCGCGCCCATGCCGCCGGGGAAGGCGTGGAGCTGGATGTGGCGCTCGGCGGGAAATCCGGCATGCCCGGCCATTCGCCGTTCCATTGCCGCGTGCGCGTGGAACGGCTGGGCGACGGTTGCGTCACCGGCACCGGCCCGATGTGGAAGGGCTTCCCCATCCGCCTCGGCCCCATGGCCCTGCTGCGCGTGATGCAGGGCGAGGGCGATGTGCGCGTGGCGGTGTCCAGTCGGAAGATGCAGGCGGGCGACCAGTCCGTGTTCCGCCATCTCGGCGTCGAGCCGTCGGAACAGAGGATCCTGGCCCTGAAAAGCTCGGTCCATTTCCGGGCCGACTTCCAGCCCATCGCGGAAGAGATCGTGGTGGTCGAGGCACCCGGCCCCGTGGTCGCCGATCCGGCCAAGCTGTCGTGGACCCGCCTCCGCAAGGGCGTCCGGCTCCGTCCATTGGGGCCGGTCTTCGCCGGCCCGAAGGCCGCTCCCCGGCTGCGGGCCTGA
- a CDS encoding ThuA domain-containing protein codes for MVRSLRATVWNEFRHDRQPGPAADTYPGGIHTHLARILEQAGLAVRTAVLDEPEHGLTEAVLDQTDVLLWWGHKFHADVDDAVVERVKRRVLEGMGLVALHSSHFSKPFLSLLGTSGRLRWRATGERERIWVVDPAHPIADGVGPCIEIDREEMYGEPFDVPPPDELVFISWFRGGEVFRSGCCWRRGRGRIFYFRPGHETFRAYHDPQVQRVIVNAARWAGATPAGTWPWGRTDAPPEPLD; via the coding sequence ATGGTGCGGTCTCTTCGCGCGACGGTTTGGAACGAGTTCCGGCACGACCGCCAGCCCGGCCCGGCAGCCGACACCTACCCCGGCGGCATCCACACCCACCTTGCTCGGATCCTGGAACAGGCCGGCCTCGCGGTGCGCACCGCCGTCCTCGACGAGCCCGAGCACGGCCTGACCGAAGCGGTCCTGGACCAGACCGACGTGCTGCTGTGGTGGGGCCACAAGTTCCATGCGGACGTGGACGACGCCGTCGTCGAGCGGGTGAAACGGCGTGTGCTGGAGGGGATGGGCCTGGTGGCGCTCCACTCGTCCCACTTCTCCAAGCCGTTCCTGTCGCTTCTGGGGACCAGCGGGCGCCTGCGCTGGCGCGCGACGGGCGAACGGGAGCGGATCTGGGTGGTGGATCCCGCACATCCGATCGCGGACGGCGTCGGCCCGTGCATCGAAATCGACCGCGAGGAGATGTACGGAGAGCCGTTCGACGTCCCGCCACCGGACGAGCTGGTGTTCATCAGCTGGTTCCGCGGCGGCGAGGTGTTCCGCAGCGGCTGCTGCTGGCGTCGTGGCCGCGGCCGGATCTTTTATTTCCGCCCGGGGCACGAGACGTTCCGGGCCTACCACGATCCGCAGGTGCAGCGCGTGATCGTCAATGCCGCGCGGTGGGCCGGCGCAACCCCGGCGGGCACATGGCCGTGGGGCCGGACCGATGCGCCGCCCGAACCGTTGGATTGA
- a CDS encoding cytochrome c family protein, with protein MKRWIPLAALVLAAHVSAVRAEGDPAEGEKVFGKCRACHQVGPAAKNGVGPKLNGLFGRQAGSIDGYRYSDANKASGITWDEATFKDYIKDPRAKIPGTKMAFAGLKSDQEIENILAYLKQFDADGKKN; from the coding sequence ATGAAACGCTGGATTCCGCTGGCTGCCCTCGTCCTTGCGGCCCACGTTTCCGCGGTCCGGGCGGAAGGCGATCCAGCGGAGGGGGAAAAGGTCTTCGGGAAGTGCCGCGCTTGCCACCAGGTCGGGCCAGCCGCCAAAAACGGTGTCGGGCCGAAGCTGAACGGCCTTTTCGGCCGCCAAGCGGGTTCCATCGACGGCTACCGCTATTCGGATGCGAACAAGGCATCCGGCATCACCTGGGACGAGGCCACCTTCAAGGACTACATCAAGGATCCGAGGGCCAAGATCCCCGGCACGAAAATGGCTTTCGCCGGCCTCAAGTCCGATCAGGAAATCGAAAATATCCTCGCCTACCTCAAGCAGTTCGACGCGGACGGAAAAAAGAACTGA
- a CDS encoding cytochrome c oxidase subunit II, with the protein MHVAIILLLVAVGSVLFHLLSPWWWTPIASNWGYIDDTITITFWITGFVFTAVVLFMAYCVFRFRHRAGGRAAYEPESKRLEWWLTILTAVGVIAMLAPGLVVWNQFVTVPDDATEIEVVGQQWQWAYRLPGEDGRLGTSDTALVSADNPLGVNPNDPHGKDDLIIQGEDLRLPLGRPVKVLLRSVDVLHDFYVPEFRAKMDMIPGMVTYFWLTPIRTGTYGILCAELCGVGHPNMRGNVEVVEADDYRAWLAQQRTFAQLRNGKDAKRGNVDLALGQGNTAAQGKP; encoded by the coding sequence ATGCACGTCGCAATCATACTGCTCCTGGTCGCCGTCGGTTCGGTGTTGTTCCACCTGTTGAGCCCATGGTGGTGGACGCCCATCGCCTCGAACTGGGGCTACATCGACGACACCATCACCATCACGTTCTGGATCACCGGGTTCGTCTTCACCGCGGTCGTCCTGTTCATGGCCTATTGCGTGTTCCGCTTCCGGCACAGGGCCGGCGGGCGGGCGGCCTACGAGCCGGAGAGCAAACGGCTGGAATGGTGGCTCACCATCCTGACCGCGGTCGGCGTCATCGCCATGCTGGCGCCGGGCCTGGTCGTCTGGAACCAGTTCGTCACGGTCCCGGACGACGCCACGGAAATCGAGGTCGTCGGCCAGCAATGGCAGTGGGCCTACCGGCTGCCCGGCGAGGACGGGCGCCTGGGCACGTCCGACACCGCGCTTGTCAGCGCCGACAATCCCTTGGGCGTGAACCCGAACGATCCCCATGGCAAGGACGACCTGATCATCCAGGGCGAGGATCTGCGCCTGCCGCTGGGCCGGCCCGTGAAGGTGCTGCTCCGCTCGGTCGACGTGCTGCACGATTTCTATGTGCCCGAGTTCCGGGCCAAGATGGACATGATCCCGGGCATGGTGACGTACTTCTGGCTCACCCCCATCCGGACGGGGACGTACGGGATCCTCTGCGCCGAGCTGTGCGGTGTCGGGCACCCCAACATGCGCGGAAACGTCGAGGTGGTGGAGGCCGACGATTACCGCGCATGGCTGGCGCAACAGCGGACGTTTGCGCAGCTGCGGAACGGGAAAGATGCCAAACGCGGCAATGTGGACCTGGCGCTCGGCCAAGGGAACACGGCCGCGCAGGGAAAGCCATAG
- a CDS encoding cytochrome c oxidase subunit I, which produces MVDITRGAVEPVPPAEVEDAELHHPKSWLTKYVFSQDAKIIAIQYSVTAMAIGLVALVLSWLMRLQLGFPGTFTFIDADSYYQYITMHGMIMVVYLLTALFLGGFGNYLIPLMLGARDMVFPYVNMLSYWIYLLAVLVLVASFFVPGGPTGAGWTLYPPQAILSNTPGYEWGITLMLASLILFIIGFTMGGLNYVVTVLQGRTRGMTLMRMPLTVWGIFTATVMALLAFPALFVAAVMLLFDRLLGTSFFMPTLVEMGERLDHGGGSPILFQHLFWYFGHPEVYIVALPAFGIVSDLISTHARKNIFGYRMMVWAIVAIGALSFIVWAHHMYVSGMHPYFGFFFATTTLIIAIPTAIKVYNWVLTLWRGDIHLTLPMLFALAFIVTFVNGGLTGLFLGNVVVDVPLSDTMFVVAHFHMVMGVAPILVIFGAIYHWYPKVTGRMLNEAMGQFHFWVTFLGAYAIFFTMHYLGLMGVPRRYHELGDMAFLPPSTATLNAFISIVALVVGFAQMVFVFNLVWSLVRGREAGGNPWRATTLEWQTPQTPPAHGNWGAELPVVYRWAYDYSVPGAEQDFLPQNHPPTADGPGVPPGRHGRPATPGE; this is translated from the coding sequence ATGGTCGACATCACGCGCGGGGCGGTCGAACCCGTCCCGCCTGCCGAAGTCGAGGACGCGGAACTTCACCATCCGAAGAGCTGGTTGACGAAGTACGTCTTTTCCCAGGACGCCAAGATCATCGCCATCCAGTATTCGGTCACCGCCATGGCGATTGGACTGGTGGCGCTCGTCTTGTCCTGGCTGATGCGATTGCAGTTGGGATTCCCCGGCACCTTCACCTTCATCGACGCAGACAGCTATTACCAATACATCACCATGCACGGCATGATCATGGTGGTGTACCTGCTCACCGCGCTGTTCCTCGGCGGCTTCGGCAACTACCTGATCCCGCTGATGCTGGGGGCGCGGGACATGGTGTTCCCCTACGTGAACATGCTGAGCTACTGGATCTACCTTCTGGCGGTGCTGGTCCTGGTCGCCAGCTTCTTCGTCCCCGGCGGGCCGACCGGCGCCGGCTGGACGCTTTACCCGCCCCAGGCGATCCTTTCGAACACGCCGGGCTACGAGTGGGGCATCACCCTGATGCTCGCCTCGCTGATCCTGTTCATCATCGGCTTCACCATGGGTGGGCTGAACTACGTGGTGACCGTTCTCCAGGGGCGGACGCGCGGGATGACGCTGATGCGCATGCCCCTGACGGTGTGGGGCATCTTCACGGCCACGGTCATGGCGCTGCTGGCCTTCCCCGCCCTGTTCGTCGCCGCCGTCATGCTGCTGTTCGACCGGTTGCTGGGCACCAGCTTCTTCATGCCGACCCTGGTGGAGATGGGCGAGCGGCTGGACCACGGCGGCGGCAGCCCGATCCTGTTCCAGCACCTGTTCTGGTACTTCGGCCACCCCGAGGTCTACATCGTGGCGCTTCCGGCCTTCGGCATCGTGTCCGACCTGATCAGCACGCACGCCCGGAAGAACATCTTCGGCTACCGGATGATGGTGTGGGCGATCGTGGCGATCGGCGCGCTCAGCTTCATCGTGTGGGCGCACCACATGTACGTCAGCGGCATGCACCCGTATTTCGGGTTCTTCTTCGCCACAACGACGCTGATCATCGCCATTCCGACGGCCATCAAGGTCTACAACTGGGTGCTGACCCTGTGGCGGGGCGACATCCACCTGACGCTTCCGATGCTGTTCGCCCTCGCCTTCATCGTCACCTTCGTGAACGGCGGGCTGACGGGGCTTTTCCTCGGCAACGTGGTCGTGGACGTGCCGCTGTCCGACACGATGTTCGTCGTCGCCCATTTCCACATGGTGATGGGGGTGGCGCCGATCCTGGTGATCTTCGGGGCGATCTATCACTGGTACCCCAAGGTCACCGGGCGGATGCTGAACGAGGCGATGGGGCAGTTCCACTTCTGGGTGACGTTCCTCGGCGCCTACGCGATCTTCTTCACCATGCACTACCTGGGCCTGATGGGGGTGCCGCGCCGCTACCACGAGCTGGGCGACATGGCCTTCCTTCCGCCCTCGACGGCCACGCTGAACGCCTTCATCAGCATCGTCGCCCTGGTCGTCGGCTTCGCCCAGATGGTGTTCGTGTTCAACCTGGTCTGGAGCCTCGTCCGGGGCCGGGAGGCCGGCGGCAATCCCTGGCGGGCCACGACCCTGGAATGGCAGACGCCGCAGACGCCGCCCGCCCACGGCAACTGGGGTGCGGAGCTGCCGGTCGTGTACCGCTGGGCCTACGACTACAGCGTTCCGGGTGCCGAGCAGGATTTCCTGCCGCAGAACCATCCGCCCACGGCGGACGGACCGGGCGTGCCCCCCGGTCGGCACGGGAGACCGGCCACGCCCGGGGAGTGA